In the genome of Pseudonocardia cypriaca, the window AAGGCCCGGTTCGCGCAGGCCTTCACGTTCCAGTACTCGCCGCGGCCCGGCACCCCGGCGGCGACGCTGCCCGACCAGCTGCCCAAGGCCGTCGTCCAGGAGCGGTACGAGAGGCTCGTCGCGCTGCAGGAGGAGATCTCCTGGCAGCAGAACCGAGCCCTGGAGGGTCGGGTCGTCGAGGTGCTCGTCTCCACGGGGGAGGGGCGCAAGGACGGCGCCACCCGCCGGATGAGCGGCCGGGCCCGCGACGGGCGGCTCGTGCACTTCGCGCCCGGCGACCTCCCGATCCGCCCGGGCGACGTGGTCGAGGTCGCGATCGGCTACGGCGCGCCGCACCACCTCGTTGCCGACGGCCCCGTCCTGTCCCACCGGCGCACGCGCGCGGGCGACGTGCACGAGTCCGGCACCCGGCCCGGCGGCAGCGCAACCGGTCTCGGTCTGCCGGGCTTCGGCGCGCCCCCCGTTCAGCCCGCGGCGGCCGCGCCCGCCTGCGGGGCGAACGCGTGACCGGCGAAGGAGACGAACGCAAGGTGCCGGACGAGCTGGCCGCCCTCGACGCCGAGCTGCGCCGCGCGCAGCGGCGCGCCGAGCACCGCATCGACCCCGGCCCGTCGGCGCTCGTGGTCTCGGTGGCGATGCTCGCGCTCGTCGGCTCGCTGATGCTGCCCTGGACCGGCTCCGTGCAGGGCTGGGAGGTGCTCGCGGGCCTCGCGCCGCTCGGGCTGCTCCCACCGCTCTTCGCCGGAACCTCGCTCGCGTTCGGCCTCGTCTGCTCCGCGCTCGCCCTCGCCATGCGCTGGTTCGGGCTCGCCTGGCTCGCGGCCGTCGGCTGCGGGATCTCCGTGGTGACCGGGGTGTGGGCGATCTGGTCCCGGCAGGTCGGGGTGCCCGCGGGTGGCACCGGAGCGGGTATCGGCCTGGTGCTGGCGGTGCTCGCCGTGCTGGTGCTCTCGGGCACCTGGGTACGCATCGCGACGCGCCGCTGAGCGACGCGGCGTCGGGACGGCGGCGCGTTCTGGGACGGCAGCGCGTTCCGGCTGGTGGGATCATCGCCGAACGATCGGCGGTCGCCCGTGCGGCCGGCCGAGTCCCGGGCGAACGACGTTCGGCTTGTGAGACGGAGGTGTCGTGGACGCGCTGGACCAGGCGATCCTGCGGCGTTTGCAGCGCGACGGGCGTCAGACGAACCGGGAGCTGGCCGATGCTGTGGGGGTGGCGCCGTCCACCGCCCTGGAGCGCACGCGGGCGCTGCGGGCCCGTGGCGTGATCACGGGTTTCCACGCTGCCGTCGACCCGGCGGCGCTGGGACGCGATGTCCAGGCGCTGATCTCGATCCGGATCCGCCCGCAGTCCCGGGAGGCCATCGAGAACGTCCGCGACAGCATGGCCGCCCTCCCCGAGACGCTCGGGGTGTTCGTCGTGACGGGCAACGAGGACGTCCTCGTGCACGTCGCCGTGCCCAGCACGCAGTACCTCAGGGACTTCGTCCTCGACCGGCTGGCACGGCGCAAGGAGTTCGTCGACGTCCGCACCACCGTCGTTTTCGACTACGTGCAGCCGCGGGAGCAG includes:
- a CDS encoding Lrp/AsnC family transcriptional regulator — protein: MDALDQAILRRLQRDGRQTNRELADAVGVAPSTALERTRALRARGVITGFHAAVDPAALGRDVQALISIRIRPQSREAIENVRDSMAALPETLGVFVVTGNEDVLVHVAVPSTQYLRDFVLDRLARRKEFVDVRTTVVFDYVQPREQSELPDPTARDRRTSSG